The genomic segment TGGGATACTTTACGTTGACAAAGGTATTTCAGAAAAATTTACAGGGAAATGCGGACAGGTCCACCTGGTAGATGCTAACACCGGGAAAGTTGTTTTTGTGGGTTATCCCACCGATATATATGATTTATATACTCCATTAAGACAAACACTTAAAAAAATGAAATGGGAACACTTTATGAAAAATCCATTTTACACTTCACAATCATACCTCATTGGAAAAGAATATTTAGATGATAGAAATAATATCAGTGTTGACAGATTTAAATATACATGGCCGGAAGATTTTGACCAGGATTCTATCCAGAAAGTTGCTATTTCGCCAAACATAAAACATGATTTAATGGCTGCTCTCATATCGATTGGTTACGATATAATTGAGAGACCCCAGCTTGAAAGAATCCTCAAGGAAGCCGGTCTTTCAGCAACAGGCATAATTTCTTCAGTCGACATGAAAAAAATTAATCAAATTTCAGGGATAGACGGTATGGTTTTCAGCGAGCAAGTCAGAGAAAATATTCCGGGACAGGGATACATCAATTATCATTTCATAAAAATGGTTAAACTTGACACGGGATCGATTGCATGGTCCGTAAGGATCTTCGATTTCAAGCAGCTATCTACCGAGGAAGAAATTAGCGATTTACTAAAAACAATTCATAAGAAAATCAATAAACTTAAGAAGAAAAAATAGATCTTTTTTATATTTTTTTTACTGCCTTGACAAATGCAAGAACTTTGTCGTAGTCCTTACGAGTGGGGGTCCTTTCAACACCCGAACAAACATCTACAGCGTATGGTTCAACTTTTTTTATTGCATCGGATACATTCTCAGGAGTTAAACCGCCGGATAGAAAAACAGGTTTCCCTAACTTTTTTATTTCCACAGCTAAATCCCAGTTAAAAGTTTGCCCGGTACCTCCCAAAACACTTTCTATAAAAGTATCAAGTAAAAAATAATCCACATTTTGGTAATTAGCCATCTGTTCAGTTTGTAAATTATCTCCAATACGAAAAGCTTTTATAATCTGCATCTTGTCTTCCCAAAGTATATTCGCAGGGACAGAACTCACAATTTTTTCTTTAAGTTCGCTGCAATATTCCGGAGTTTCGCTGCCGTGCAACTGAACAAGTCTTAATTTTGCCTTTTTTACAACTTTCAATACCGTTTCAATTTCTTCATCAACAAAAACACCAACCAACTTCACAAATTCCGGCAATGAAGAAGCAATTTTTGCTGCCATACTAATTGAAATTTTACGAGGACTATTTTTATAAAAGTTAAGTCCTATAAAATCTACACCCATATTCGCAGCCCATAAAGCATCCTTATCGTTGGTAACACCACAAATTTTTATTTTTGTCATTTTTTCACCTTCACAACCAAAGAGACTATGCCATAACTCACAATTTGTCATTGCGAGAACCAATTTATTGGTTCGTGGCAATCCCGTCTTCAACAGACTACATTTTATGAGATTGCCCCATGAATGGGATCTTCGACTTCGCTATTGCCTGCCTACCGTCAGGCAGGCTCGCAATGACATTACTACACAGTTTGCTTAGATTTGCTACTGCTTACAAGTTACAATTATATCACCGGGACTTCTTTTAATGCTTTTTTTATTTCCTCATCCGGAAGTTCATAGTCTTGTAATTTTTTATTTAAATACGCATCATAAGCCGATAAATCAAAGTGCCCGTGTCCGGAGAAATTGAAGACTATACATTTTGCTTCATTTTTCTCACGACATCTTATAGCTTCATCAATTACACATTTTATTGCATGTGCAGTTTCCGGTGCCGGCAAAAAACCTTCCGTTTTTGCAAATAAAAGTGCAGATTCAAAAACGGCATTTTGCGGATATGCAACTGCTTCAATAATTTTCTTATTGACAAGCAGTGAAAGAAGCGGAGAATCGCCGTGATATCTTAGACCGCCGGCATGAATTGCCGGTGGAATAAAAGAATGCCCTAACGTATACATTTTCATAAGAGGTGTAAGCTTAGCGACATCACCATAATCATACCTAAAAGGTCCTTTTGTAAGAGTAGGGCATGATGTCGGTTCAACAGCAATCATCCTGATAGGTTTACCTTTAAGTTTTTGCGGTACGAACGGAAAAACAAAACCGCTAAAATTACTTCCTCCGCCGACACAACCAATTAAAATATCCGGTTTTTCACCCGCAATTTTCAACTGTTTTTCAGTTTCAAGTCCGATGATTGTCTGGTGCAGCATCACATGGTTCAAAACACTGCCAAGGGCATATTTTGTATCATTATGTGTCGCTGCATCTTCTACCGCTTCGGAAATTGCAATTCCAAGCGACCCTGGTGAGTTAGGATCTTTTTTCAGAACTTCCCGTCCGGAATTAGTTAAATTGGTCGGTGACGGATAAACCGTTGCACCCCACGTTTGCATCATTATTTTTCTGTAAGGTTTTTGTTCATATGAAACTTTCACCATATAAACGGTACATTCAAGTCCAAACAAATTACAAGCAAATGAAAGTGCGCTTCCCCATTGACCTGCACCTGTTTCAGTTGCCAATCGTTTAACACCTTCCTTTTTGTTGTAATAAGCCTGGGCAACCGCAGTATTCGGTTTATGGCTTCCTGCAGGAGAAATAGATTCATTCTTAAAATATATTCTTGCAGGAGTTTTTAAGAACTTTTCAAGCCGTTTTGCCCTATGCAAAGGTGATGGTCTCCACATTTTATATATATCAATTAATTCGTCAGGTATTTCTATCCATCTTTCTTGAGACACTTCCTGTTTAATCAACTCCATTGGAAAAATAGCCGCTAAATCCTGGGGTCCAATCGGCTTTTTTGTCTGTGGATTAATCGGTGGCGCCAAAGGTTCCGGCAAATCTGCCTGAACGTTATACCATTTCTGGGGCATTTCCTTTTCCGACAAAAAAATCTTTACATCTTCCATAAACCCTCCTTTTAAAATAAGCGACTTAGTCGCAGATTACATACACCCCGAACCGATACTGGTTCAGGGCAGGAATTTCTAAATGAGATTACACAGATGACTAAAAATTGTGTTTTAATCTATAATCTGACTTTTAATCAATGTAATCAAGAGCAAAACCCTAAAATCTAATCAACCGGAAAAAGTTCCGCAATTGATTTAGTAATATTTTGCGACTCCATAAAATGTTGCCCTATCAAAACAGCGTTTACGCCGATTGTTTTTAACATATCTATATCTTCTTTCTTTTTAATCCCGCTTTCAGAAACAACAACTTTATTTTTTGGAATTTTCGGTTTAAGTTTTAAAGTCGTACCTATATCAACTGATAAATCAGCAAGATTCCTATTGTTTATACCGATAATTTCCGCGTCAACTGCAAGGGCAGATTTTAGCTCCTCTTGCGTGTGAATTTCTACGATTACCGATAGATTCAGTTTTTTCGCAATATTCAAAAAATACCTTACTCTTTCCTCGCCCAGAATCGCCATTATCAAAAGAATTGCATCGGCATTAAAATATCTAGACTCGTAAATTTGATACTCGTCAATTATAAAGTCCTTTCTTAAAACGGGAAGCAAAGATGATTGTTTTACGATATTAATATAAGAAATATTACCCTGAAAATACTTTGTTTCCGTAAGGACAGATATTGCATCAACATACGACTCTTCATATTGCTTTGCGATTTTTTTAACGTTAAAATTTTTAACTATCTCCCCTGCAGAAGGCGATGCCTTTTTTATTTCAGCAATCAAATTCAGACGGTCAGGCTTGGATATCGCTAAAGTAAAATCCCTGGGAAGAGATAACTTTTCAATCCCGGACAAAATATTTTTCAGTGGCAGTCGCTTTTTTGCATGTTCAACTTCTAATTTTTTATATTCGACAATCTCACTAAGTATGTTCATTTTGCTGTATGTTTTTTCAGTTCATCCAATTTTCTCAATGCTTTGCCCATATCTATTGACTTTTCTGCAAGTTCAATACCGGCTTTAAAATCTTTTGATTTTCCTGCTGCTGTAAGCACTACTGCTGCATTTAACAAAACGATATCTCTTTTGGGTCCTTTTTTACCTTCGAGAATATCCATTATTATTTTTGCATTTTCTTTTGCATCTCCGCCTGCTATATCTTCAGGTTCAGCTTCTTTTAATCCAAAATCTTTGGGTGTTATAGTATATGTTTTTATTTCACCGTTTTTTAGTTCTGAAACACGTGTTTTGCCTGTAATCGAAATTTCATCAACTGAATCCATACCATGTACGACAAAAGCACTTTTGGAACCGAGATTTTTTAATACAAAAGCAAGCGTTTCTGTTAATTCAGGGGAATAAACTCCTAATACCTGAACATTTGCACCTGCCGGGTTGGTAAGAGGTCCTAAAATATTGAAAATTGTTCTGATGCCTATTTGTCTTCTTGGTCCGATAGCATATTTCATTGCAGAGTGAAGAAGCGGTGCATATAAAAAACCAATCCCGATTTTATTTATACATTCTTCAACCTTTTGGGAAGATATTTCCAGGTTTACTCCAAGTTCTTCAAGGACATCGGCACTTCCGCATTTTGATGAGACAGCACGATTCCCGTGTTTTGCAACTACAACATTACAACCTGCTACTACAAATGCTGTTGCTGTCGACACGTTAAAAGTTTTAGTCTTATCTCCTCCGGTACCACAAGTATCAACAACCGTCTCCCAGTCAATGTTTATCTCGTCCCTGTCAATATCAACGACATGTTTTTGTACGGTGATTTTCGTAGCATGTTCACGCATAACTTTTGCGCAACCGGTTATTTCCTCGACCGTTTCACC from the Elusimicrobiota bacterium genome contains:
- a CDS encoding phosphoribosylanthranilate isomerase; protein product: MTKIKICGVTNDKDALWAANMGVDFIGLNFYKNSPRKISISMAAKIASSLPEFVKLVGVFVDEEIETVLKVVKKAKLRLVQLHGSETPEYCSELKEKIVSSVPANILWEDKMQIIKAFRIGDNLQTEQMANYQNVDYFLLDTFIESVLGGTGQTFNWDLAVEIKKLGKPVFLSGGLTPENVSDAIKKVEPYAVDVCSGVERTPTRKDYDKVLAFVKAVKKI
- a CDS encoding TrpB-like pyridoxal phosphate-dependent enzyme yields the protein MEDVKIFLSEKEMPQKWYNVQADLPEPLAPPINPQTKKPIGPQDLAAIFPMELIKQEVSQERWIEIPDELIDIYKMWRPSPLHRAKRLEKFLKTPARIYFKNESISPAGSHKPNTAVAQAYYNKKEGVKRLATETGAGQWGSALSFACNLFGLECTVYMVKVSYEQKPYRKIMMQTWGATVYPSPTNLTNSGREVLKKDPNSPGSLGIAISEAVEDAATHNDTKYALGSVLNHVMLHQTIIGLETEKQLKIAGEKPDILIGCVGGGSNFSGFVFPFVPQKLKGKPIRMIAVEPTSCPTLTKGPFRYDYGDVAKLTPLMKMYTLGHSFIPPAIHAGGLRYHGDSPLLSLLVNKKIIEAVAYPQNAVFESALLFAKTEGFLPAPETAHAIKCVIDEAIRCREKNEAKCIVFNFSGHGHFDLSAYDAYLNKKLQDYELPDEEIKKALKEVPVI
- the trpC gene encoding indole-3-glycerol phosphate synthase TrpC produces the protein MNILSEIVEYKKLEVEHAKKRLPLKNILSGIEKLSLPRDFTLAISKPDRLNLIAEIKKASPSAGEIVKNFNVKKIAKQYEESYVDAISVLTETKYFQGNISYINIVKQSSLLPVLRKDFIIDEYQIYESRYFNADAILLIMAILGEERVRYFLNIAKKLNLSVIVEIHTQEELKSALAVDAEIIGINNRNLADLSVDIGTTLKLKPKIPKNKVVVSESGIKKKEDIDMLKTIGVNAVLIGQHFMESQNITKSIAELFPVD
- the trpD gene encoding anthranilate phosphoribosyltransferase, translated to MIKEAISKIVQKENLSEKEAIEVMTEIMTGQTTEAQIASFITALRMKGETVEEITGCAKVMREHATKITVQKHVVDIDRDEINIDWETVVDTCGTGGDKTKTFNVSTATAFVVAGCNVVVAKHGNRAVSSKCGSADVLEELGVNLEISSQKVEECINKIGIGFLYAPLLHSAMKYAIGPRRQIGIRTIFNILGPLTNPAGANVQVLGVYSPELTETLAFVLKNLGSKSAFVVHGMDSVDEISITGKTRVSELKNGEIKTYTITPKDFGLKEAEPEDIAGGDAKENAKIIMDILEGKKGPKRDIVLLNAAVVLTAAGKSKDFKAGIELAEKSIDMGKALRKLDELKKHTAK